From one Trifolium pratense cultivar HEN17-A07 linkage group LG1, ARS_RC_1.1, whole genome shotgun sequence genomic stretch:
- the LOC123893219 gene encoding uncharacterized protein LOC123893219, whose amino-acid sequence MAEQRTLRQLAAPDVNYNGLCIQYTDVDIPFELKSGLIHLLPKFHGLAGEDPHKHLKEFQVVCSTPLRPEGITEDHIKLRAFPFSLQGAAKDWLYYLEPNSITTWNDLKKVFLERYFPASRAASIRKEICGIRQGNESLAEYWERFKQLVSSCPQHQITEQLLIQYFYEGLLPMDRNILDAASGGALVDKTPAAAKALIENMSLNSQQFTTRNNSASVNEVQSSSPSIKALETKCDARIDELTSLVKQLAVNRPQIAKVCGICTSTEHPTDTCPILQDETITELPQAYAAAAALYNQNRYNNPDLSTNQYHPSWRNHQNLRYGNQSQAAAPSAPPAIPSPSLEDLVKQMATSNIQYQQRTDVSIQNLTTQMGHMTTQMGQMANAIGQLQAQGSGNLPAQTVPNPNVNVSAITLRSGRVSEPAPEKKKKKTVASSSAPEPPSVTTETEPEKERVYVPPIPFPQRVQKNIKKTVEEDKEILDVFRKCAVNIPLLDAIKQIPKYAKFLKDLCTHKRKLKGNERVRLGRNVSAFIQPKTGSSANVSVLSQTMPEKCDDPGVFAIPCSIGDHKFENCMLDLGAGINVMPSSIYNNLDLGPLQPTGLIVQLANRSNARPAGKVEDVLVQVNDLILPADFYILDMEGETNSSRAPIILGRPFMRTARTKVDVYDGTMSMEFGDIVAKFNIFDAMKHPVEEHSIFYMDLVTNTNLCSICAKIESDLQDNNIHTGEVVVNEAVCTVKVLDIPAAPTKHSHDKEKTTHFHDKMISKKKFSVGQKVLLFKSRLKDMVGKFRSKWIGPFVVTNVFPSGAIEIKSTDKDSFERPYN is encoded by the exons ATGGCTGAACAAAGAACACTAAGGCAGCTTGCTGCTCCTGATGTCAATTACAATGGTCTATGCATCCAATATACTGACGTTGATATTCCTTTTGAATTGAAATCTGGTTTGATACACTTGTTGCCCAAGTTTCATGGTCTTGCAGGTGAGGATCCGCATAAGCATTTGAAGGAATTTCAAGTTGTTTGTTCTACACCATTGAGGCCTGAAGGTATAACAGAAGATCACATCAAGCTCAGAGCTTTTCCATTCTCGCTCCAGGGTGCTGCCAAAGATTGGTTGTACTATCTTGAGCCGAATTCTATCACAACTTGGAATGATTTGAAGAAGGTCTTTCTAGAGAGATACTTTCCCGCTTCTAGAGCTGCGtcaatcagaaaagaaatatgCGGCATTAGGCAGGGAAACGAATCATTGGCAGAATACTGGGAAAGATTCAAGCAGCTAGTTTCTAGTTGTCCTCAACACCAGATCACCGAGCAATTACTCATCCAGTATTTCTATGAGGGGTTGCTACCAATGGATAGAAACATTTTGGATGCTGCTAGTGGTGGAGCACTTGTTGATAAAACTCCAGCTGCTGCAAAGGCCTTGATCGAGAACATGTCACTCAACTCGCAACAGTTTACAACTAGAAATAATTCTGCAAGTGTGAATGAGGTTCAGTCTTCCTCTCCTTCCATCAAGGCGCTCGAAACCAAGTGTGATGCTAGAATTGATGAACTTACTTCCTTGGTGAAACAGTTGGCAGTTAATAGACCTCAAATAGCTAAAGTGTGCGGCATTTGTACTTCTACTGAACATCCAACCGACACATGTCCTATTCTGCAGGATGAAACAATAACTGAGCTACCTCAAGCatatgcagcagcagcagcccTTTACAATCAGAACAGGTACAACAATCCTGACCTCTCCACCAACCAGTATCATCCTAGTTGGAGGAATCATCAAAACCTCAGATACGGTAATCAGTCACAGGCTGCAGCCCCCTCTGCCCCACCAGCCATCCCTTCACCTTCATTGGAGGACCTTGTCAAGCAAATGGCTACAAGTAACATACAGTACCAACAACGAACAGATGTTAGCATTCAGAACTTGACAACTCAGATGGGGCACATGACAACACAGATGGGACAAATGGCTAATGCAATAGGCCAATTACAAGCTCAGGGCTCTGGTAACCTTCCTGCACAAACAGTGCCGAATCCGAATGTGAATGTGAGTGCAATTACTTTGCGATCTGGAAGAGTGTCAGAACCAGCaccagagaaaaagaagaagaaaaccgttGCATCATCATCTGCTCCTGAACCTCCTTCTGTTACAACTGAGACCGAAcccgaaaaagaaagagtatatGTGCCACCAATTCCTTTTCCTCAAAGGGTGCAGAAAAATATCAAGAAGACAGTTGAGGAAGACAAGGAGATTTTAGATGTATTCAGAAAATGTGCGGTTAACATTCCTCTCCTTGATGCAATTAAACAGATTCCTAAATATGCAAAATTCCTGAAAGACTTGTGCACACACAAGAGGAAGTTGAAGGGAAATGAGAGAGTCAGGTTGGGACGAAATGTTTCTGCTTTCATTCAGCCCAAAActggttcctcagctaatgtctCAGTTCTCAGTCAAACCATGCCAGAAAAGTGTGATGATCCAGGAGTTTTTGCTATTCCCTGTTCCATTGGGGATCACAAGTTTGAAAATTGTATGCTTGATCTGGGAGCAGGTATTAATGTTATGCCTAGTTCTATTTATAATAACCTTGATCTTGGTCCTTTGCAGCCTACAGGTTTAATCGTACAATTAGCAAACAGGAGCAATGCCCGCCCTGCTGGGAAGGTAGAAGATGTCCTGGTGCAAGTTAATGACTTGATTCTTCCTGCAGATTTCTACATTCTAGACATGGAGGGAGAAACTAATTCCAGCAGGGCACCCATCATTCTAGGCCGACCATTCATGAGAACGGCaagaacaaaagttgatgtttatGATGGAACCATGTCCATGGAGTTTGGCGACATTGTCGCTAAGTTTAACATTTTTGATGCCATGAAACATCCCGTGGAAgaacattctattttttatatggATTTAGTTACTAACACTAACCTTTGCTCTATTTGTGCTAAGATTGAATCTGATTTGCAGGATAATAACATTCATACAGGTGAAGTTGTTGTCAATGAGGCAGTCTGTACGGTTAAAGTTCTTGACATTCCGGCTGCCCCAACCAAACACTCCCATGATAAAGAAAAGACTACGCACTTCCATGATAAGATGatttccaaaaagaaattttctgTTGGCCAAAAAGTCTTGCTGTTTAAGTCTCGCCTGAAAGATATGGTTGGTAAGTTTCGATCCAAGTGGATTGGCCCCTTTGTCGTGACTAATGTTTTTCCTTCTGGTgctatagaaattaaaagtacAG ATAAAGACAGTTTTGAGCGACCTTACAATTAG